From the Salarias fasciatus chromosome 16, fSalaFa1.1, whole genome shotgun sequence genome, one window contains:
- the gpr82 gene encoding probable G-protein coupled receptor 82 isoform X1 translates to MRVAHHATDKTLLDCLLPVFNQPRRRKLLRAEQTGSIAPAVTTSSSLFPGDLFTAPGRGGVESGRSGMGNASLDSAPSLCPTPATLVFLPSMYTLLFLTALPGNALSLWVFTRRIPTVSPTHVYLSHLSVSNLLLSVTAPFLAAYYARGWAWTLRGAACQLVLHAVTPLQHINVYISLMILTCVALARFAAIIQNTHASRPSACTTLLPRAVFSRLSRVSFAKAVCAAVWALSVGGTVPVTVYYSVYEALRGAGGRGGCREMCYSPQVEIGGSLSAALTVPVIGAFFALYLLVLLCYMTVLRHIKRSRRSAHATSSQSLLSRVLRNIVVIQVVLSVCLLPYHIFKPIFIYLAHSQELPPALSDDSGTCSLCHPLSVSVEVKNCLFLLAALRGSTDPVMYFMLDKTFRHQTVPLLRCRRSVSDRRQTLWSITGRANQNAEENAQTTAVDSTF, encoded by the exons atgAGAGTGGCACATCATGCCACGGACAAAACACTTCTTGACTGTTTACTCCCAGTCTTCAACcagccgaggaggaggaagctgctgcgAGCCGAGCAGACCGGCAGCATCGCTCCAGCTGTTACAACCAGCTCCTCTCTGTTTCCTGGTGATCTCTTCACAGCTCCTGGCAGAG GTGGAGTGGAGTCCGGTCGGTCCGGGATGGGGAACGCCTCCCTGGACTCGGCGCCGTCGCTGTGCCCCACGCCCGCCACGCTGGTCTTCCTGCCCTCCATGtacaccctcctcttcctcacggCGCTCCCGGGCAACGCGCTGTCGCTGTGGGTTTTCACCCGGCGCATCCCCACCGTCTCCCCCACCCACGTCTACCTGTCCCACCTGAGCGtctccaacctgctgctgtccGTCACCGCGCCCTTCCTGGCCGCCTACTACGCCCGGGGCTGGGCGTGGACGCTGCGCGGCGCCGCCTGCCAGCTGGTGCTGCACGCCGTCACGCCGCTGCAGCACATCAACGTCTACATCAGCCTCATGATCCTCACCTGCGTGGCGCTCGCCCGCTTCGCCGCCATCATCCAGAACACCCACGCGTCCCGACCCAGCGCCTGCACCACGCTGCTGCCGCGCGCCGTCTTCTCCCGCCTCTCCAGGGTCTCCTTCGCCAAGGCGGTGTGCGCCGCGGTGTGGGCGCTGTCCGTCGGCGGCACCGTGCCCGTGACGGTGTACTACTCGGTGTACGAGGCTCTGAGGGGGGCcggcgggagggggggctgtCGGGAGATGTGCTACAGCCCGCAGGTGGAGATCGGAGGGAGCCTGTCCGCCGCGCTCACCGTGCCCGTCATCGGCGCCTTCTTCGCCCTGTACCTGCTGGTGCTGCTCTGCTACATGACGGTGCTGCGGCACATCAAGCGCTCGCGCCGCAGCGCGCACGCCACCTCGTCCCAGAGCCTGCTGAGCAGGGTGCTGCGCAACATCGTGGTCATACAG GTGGTTCTGTCGGTCTGCCTGCTGCCGTATCACATCTTCAAACCCATATTCATCTACCTGGCTCACAGCCAGGAGCTTCCTCCGGCGCTCTCCGACGACTCCGGCACCTGCAGCCTCTGCCATCCGCTCTCCGTCTCCGTCGAG GTGAAGAACTGCCTGTTTCTTCTGGCGGCTCTGAGAGGCTCCACCGATCCCGTGATGTACTTCATGCTGGACAAGACCTTCCGGCATCAAACCGTCCCACTTCTGAGGTGCCGCCGGAGCGTTTCCGACAGGAGGCAAACGCTCTGGTCCATCACGGGCCGTGCCAATCAAAATGCCGAAGAAAACGCACAAACGACGGCTGTGGACTCAACCTTCTGA
- the gpr82 gene encoding probable G-protein coupled receptor 82 isoform X2, translated as MGNASLDSAPSLCPTPATLVFLPSMYTLLFLTALPGNALSLWVFTRRIPTVSPTHVYLSHLSVSNLLLSVTAPFLAAYYARGWAWTLRGAACQLVLHAVTPLQHINVYISLMILTCVALARFAAIIQNTHASRPSACTTLLPRAVFSRLSRVSFAKAVCAAVWALSVGGTVPVTVYYSVYEALRGAGGRGGCREMCYSPQVEIGGSLSAALTVPVIGAFFALYLLVLLCYMTVLRHIKRSRRSAHATSSQSLLSRVLRNIVVIQVVLSVCLLPYHIFKPIFIYLAHSQELPPALSDDSGTCSLCHPLSVSVEVKNCLFLLAALRGSTDPVMYFMLDKTFRHQTVPLLRCRRSVSDRRQTLWSITGRANQNAEENAQTTAVDSTF; from the exons ATGGGGAACGCCTCCCTGGACTCGGCGCCGTCGCTGTGCCCCACGCCCGCCACGCTGGTCTTCCTGCCCTCCATGtacaccctcctcttcctcacggCGCTCCCGGGCAACGCGCTGTCGCTGTGGGTTTTCACCCGGCGCATCCCCACCGTCTCCCCCACCCACGTCTACCTGTCCCACCTGAGCGtctccaacctgctgctgtccGTCACCGCGCCCTTCCTGGCCGCCTACTACGCCCGGGGCTGGGCGTGGACGCTGCGCGGCGCCGCCTGCCAGCTGGTGCTGCACGCCGTCACGCCGCTGCAGCACATCAACGTCTACATCAGCCTCATGATCCTCACCTGCGTGGCGCTCGCCCGCTTCGCCGCCATCATCCAGAACACCCACGCGTCCCGACCCAGCGCCTGCACCACGCTGCTGCCGCGCGCCGTCTTCTCCCGCCTCTCCAGGGTCTCCTTCGCCAAGGCGGTGTGCGCCGCGGTGTGGGCGCTGTCCGTCGGCGGCACCGTGCCCGTGACGGTGTACTACTCGGTGTACGAGGCTCTGAGGGGGGCcggcgggagggggggctgtCGGGAGATGTGCTACAGCCCGCAGGTGGAGATCGGAGGGAGCCTGTCCGCCGCGCTCACCGTGCCCGTCATCGGCGCCTTCTTCGCCCTGTACCTGCTGGTGCTGCTCTGCTACATGACGGTGCTGCGGCACATCAAGCGCTCGCGCCGCAGCGCGCACGCCACCTCGTCCCAGAGCCTGCTGAGCAGGGTGCTGCGCAACATCGTGGTCATACAG GTGGTTCTGTCGGTCTGCCTGCTGCCGTATCACATCTTCAAACCCATATTCATCTACCTGGCTCACAGCCAGGAGCTTCCTCCGGCGCTCTCCGACGACTCCGGCACCTGCAGCCTCTGCCATCCGCTCTCCGTCTCCGTCGAG GTGAAGAACTGCCTGTTTCTTCTGGCGGCTCTGAGAGGCTCCACCGATCCCGTGATGTACTTCATGCTGGACAAGACCTTCCGGCATCAAACCGTCCCACTTCTGAGGTGCCGCCGGAGCGTTTCCGACAGGAGGCAAACGCTCTGGTCCATCACGGGCCGTGCCAATCAAAATGCCGAAGAAAACGCACAAACGACGGCTGTGGACTCAACCTTCTGA
- the gpr34b gene encoding putative G-protein coupled receptor 34b has translation MNSSCVNYDALQKPLAVLYSVIFVPGLAGNLVALWVFVRLHSKKNSVRVFLINLAVADLLLLVCLPFRILYHSRGNVWTLDPTLCRVVGLVFYMNMYISVTLLGLISVDRYLKIHRGARAQHRLQATRWSVALCAAVWIVAFTLTFALMLSKSGQNRDSTLDRCFHYKEFHGEQWKAYINIFAVVIFWLVYISLIVSYGKIALKLLRTSQAKPDLPNAPHYTRTAKKSFFILFLFTVCFVPYHLVRAFYIKTQITETPCFWIGVADRANELALLLSTMNSCLDPVMYFLLSSSVRKEVQRLLSGVRFVRDVPGISGSSSMADVDGRSGRTDRGQPTDAQTDTGEKLCVSPV, from the exons ATGAACTCCAGCTGTGTGAACTACGACGCGCTGCAGAAGCCGCTGGCGGTGCTCTACTCCGTCATCTTCGTCCCGGGGCTGGCCGGGAACCTGGTGGCTCTGTGGGTCTTCGTCCGCCTCCACTCCAAGAAGAACTCGGTGCGGGTGTTCCTCATCAACCTGGCCGTGgccgacctgctgctgctggtgtgtctgCCCTTCAGGATCCTCTACCACAGCCGGGGCAACGTCTGGACTCTGGACCCCACCCTGTGCAGAGTGGTGGGCCTGGTCTTCTACATGAACATGTACATCAGCGTGACTCTGCTGGGGCTGATCAGCGTGGACCGCTACCTGAAGATCCACCGGGGAGCGCGGGCGCAGCACAGGCTGCAGGCCACCAGGTGGAGCGTCGCTCTCTGCGCCGCCGTCTGGATCGTAGCCTTCACTCTGACCTTTGCGCTCATGCTGTCCAAATCTGGACAGAATCGGGACTCAACACTGGACAG GTGTTTCCATTACAAGGAGTTCCATGGCGAACAATGGAAAGCCTACATCAACATCTTCGCCGTGGTCATCTTCTGGCTGGTCTACATCTCTTTAATCGTGTCTTATGGAAAGATTGCTCTCAAACTCCTGAGGACCTCGCAGGCTAAACCCGACCTGCCCAACGCCCCCCACTACACCCGGACGGCCAAGAAGTccttcttcatcctcttcctcttcaccgTCTGCTTCGTCCCCTACCACCTGGTCCGGGCCTTCTACATAAAAACCCAGATCACGGAGACGCCCTGTTTCTGGATCGGCGTGGCGGACAGGGCCAACGAGCTGGCGCTGCTGCTGTCCACCATGAACAGCTGCCTGGATCCCGTCATGTACTTCCTGCTGTCGTCGTCGGTGAGGAAGGAGGTGCAGCGCCTGCTGAGCGGCGTGCGCTTCGTGCGGGACGTCCCGGGGATCAGCGGCAGCAGCTCCATGGCCGACGTGGACGGACGGAGCGGGAGGACCGACAGAGGACAGCCGACCGACGCCCAGACCGACACCGGGGAGAAACTGTGCGTCAGTCCAGTGTGA